One genomic region from Yarrowia lipolytica chromosome 1C, complete sequence encodes:
- a CDS encoding uncharacterized protein (Compare to YALI0C17941g, similar to uniprot|P32621 Saccharomyces cerevisiae YEL042w GDA1 guanosine diphosphatase P2.423.f2.1, similar to Saccharomyces cerevisiae GDA1 (YEL042W); ancestral locus Anc_1.485), producing MPSYFKFSDLEQNNNKRDDDFKPRKDAMSSPLSMFNQVPTRILRLVGLSVCALVFVFLFLRNTDSNTVVVNDTTKAAASGNVKSAPEATPQDPLTCTKSFDGVTPITQYVVMIDAGSSGSRIHVYKFNNCQSTPRLLDEHFVMDKPGLSAFTDPEEAAQSLDKYLDSALEYIPEEYHSCSPLQVKATAGLRMVGEQKSKEILQAVRDRIQAKYPFPIAGDDGVGMMSDSDEGVYAWITINYLLGKIGSPEKKPTVAAFDLGGGSTQIVFEPELKGDKKPTAKQIQSAMQPGDHVYDLKFGDLSYSLYQKSHLGYGLNAAKDQMYKQVVMNHINSDDSVVEDGATLVNPCVPSGLEIKNVKVKINAEKTYTVNFRGPSKPQTSAQCRKIAEDILHKDHECTVEPCAFNGVYMPSLAETFLREYKLYIISFFYDRTAPLGMPSDFSVEELQDLTQRVCQGEYDGFKAIPGAISELKENPAWCMELTYMVSLLHQGYEIPVGREVTIAKKIKDYELGWCLGASLPLLHKNGKDGWTCKLKKQ from the coding sequence ATGCCGTCCTACTTCAAATTCAGCGATTTGGAgcaaaacaacaacaaacgGGACGACGACTTCAAACCCCGTAAAGACGCCATGTCTTCGCCTCTCTCCATGTTCAACCAGGTGCCCACCCGAATTCTCAGACTCGTGGGTCTGTCCGTGTGCGCTCTGGTGTTTGTCTTCCTGTTTCTGAGAAACACCGATAGCAACACAGTGGTGGTCAAcgacaccaccaaggccgccgCTTCCGGAAATGTCAAGTCCGCGCCCGAGGCCACCCCCCAGGACCCCCTCACGTGCACAAAGTCCTTCGACGGCGTCACCCCCATCACCCAGTACGTCGTCATGATCGATGCCGGCTCGTCGGGCTCGCGAATCCACGTCTACAAGTTCAACAACTGTCAGTCCACCCCCCGACTGCTCGACGAGCACTTTGTCATGGACAAGCCCGGTCTGTCTGCCTTCAccgaccccgaggaggccgcCCAGTCCCTCGACAAGTACCTTGACAGCGCTCTCGAGTACATCCCCGAGGAGTACCACTCGTGCTCTCCTCTGCAGGTCAAGGCCACCGCTGGTCTGCGAATGGTCGGCGAGCAAAAGTCCAAGGAGATCCTGCAGGCCGTCCGGGACCGAATCCAGGCCAAGTACCCCTTCCCCATTGCTGGAGACGACGGTGTGGGCATGATGTCCGACTCTGACGAGGGAGTCTACGCCTGGATCACCATCAACTACCTGCTGGGAAAGATTGGTTCgcccgagaagaagcccacCGTTGCTGCCTTTGatcttggaggaggctcCACCCAGATTGTGTTTGAGCCCGAGCTCAAGGGAGACAAGAAGCCCACCGCTAAGCAGATCCAGTCGGCCATGCAGCCCGGAGACCACGTCTACGACCTCAAGTTTGGCGATCTGTCTTACTCGCTTTACCAGAAATCGCATCTTGGATACGGCCTCAATGCTGCCAAGGACCAGATGTACAAGCAGGTTGTCATGAACCACATCAACTCTGATGACAGCGTTGTTGAGGACGGTGCCACTCTTGTCAACCCTTGTGTGCCCAGCGGTCTGGAGATCAAAAACGTCAAGGTCAAAATCAACGCCGAGAAGACCTACACAGTCAACTTCCGAGGCCCCTCCAAGCCCCAGACCTCTGCTCAGTGCAGAAAGATCGCCGAAGACATTCTTCACAAGGATCATGAGTGTACCGTCGAGCCCTGTGCATTCAACGGTGTCTACATGCCTTCTCTGGCTGAGACCTTTCTCCGAGAGTACAAGCTGTacatcatctccttcttctacGACCGAACCGCTCCCCTCGGTATGCCCTCCGACTTTTCTGttgaggagctgcaggaTCTGACCCAGCGTGTGTGCCAGGGCGAGTACGACGGCTTCAAGGCCATCCCCGGCGCCATCAgtgagctcaaggagaacccCGCCTGGTGCATGGAGTTGACATACATGGTGTCTCTGCTGCACCAGGGTTACGAGATCCCTGTGGGCCGAGAGGTGACCATCGCCAAGAAAATTAAGGATTACGAGCTGGGATGGTGCCTGGGtgcttctcttcctctgctCCACAAGAATGGTAAGGATGGATGGACTtgcaagctcaagaagcagtaA
- a CDS encoding uncharacterized protein (Compare to YALI0C17963g, similar to uniprot|Q8CQR9 Staphylococcus epidermidis Conserved hypothetical protein and uniprot|P53729 Saccharomyces cerevisiae YNR029c) — translation MPSIQKPIPVTLLSGFLGAGKTTLLENILKANHGYKIAVVVNDMSALNIDASLLVNHKVSQKKESMVQLQNGCICCTLRGDLLEEMAQLAFSGKFDYIVIESTGISEPMQVAETFTQEFTTAMLDAEDKVDLGMDEKVLRQIAEHGGLAKLTALDTAVTVIDSFNFLPNFETFDLLKDRWEIGMPEDERTISDLLVDQIEFSDVIILNKTDTISTKKQNKIKALVRKLNPVAKVITTNFCKVDLKEIINTGLFQFDKAATSAGWLQSIHEMTVRDVAAGSKLAPKPETEEYNINNFVYRARTPFHPLRLHELIRDKFLVMEYNTPSGADVHDGHENATQEAEDDDQQLEPVDEDGDSPMSQEEWEDEEDSDDESVELIDEKVVLENKKNSVFGNLLRSKGYFWLATRHILQGEWSQAGAILTIKPGQPWFCVMSENSWPDDETVRAYIKKDFQGIYGDRRNEIVFIGENIDTEKLTKALDHCLLTPTEMRKFERIMKRFNGDVIKTEAKLNTAWEDGFEDWPDIIAGGDDDEE, via the coding sequence ATGCCTTCCATTCAGAAACCCATCCCTGTGACTCTTCTCAGTGGCTTCCTTGGAGCCGGTAAGACCACTCTGCTTGAGAACATCCTCAAGGCCAATCATGGCTACAAgattgctgttgttgtcaACGACATGTCTGCGCTGAACATTGACGCTTCTCTGCTGGTCAACCACAAGGTcagccagaagaaggagtctATGGTGCAGCTCCAGAACGGGTGTATCTGTTGCACCCTTCGAGGTGACCTTCTCGAGGAGATGGCTCAGCTCGCTTTTTCTGGCAAGTTTGACTACATTGTGATTGAGTCAACCGGTATTTCTGAGCCCATGCAGGTGGCTGAGACCTTCACTCAAGAGTTCACCACTGCTATGCTAGATGCTGAGGACAAGGTGGACCTTGGTATGGACGAGAAGGTGCTTCGACAGATTGCCGAGCATGGAGGGCTTGCCAAACTCACGGCTCTGGATACCGCCGTGACTGTCATTGACTCCTTCAACTTCCTGCCCAACTTTGAGACCTTTGATCTACTCAAGGACCGGTGGGAGATTGGTATGCCTGAGGATGAACGAACCATCTCCGACCTGCTGGTTGACCAGATCGAGTTCTCCGACGTTATcattctcaacaagacAGACACCATTTCCACCAAAAAGCAGAATAAGATCAAGGCTCTGGTACGAAAGCTCAACCCGGTTGCCAAGGTCATTACCACCAACTTCTGCAAGGTCGATCTAAAGGAGATCATCAACACGGGCCTTTTTCAGTTCGATAAGGCAGCCACCTCTGCCGGCTGGCTCCAAAGTATCCATGAGATGACTGTTCGagatgttgctgctggtagTAAGCTTGCACCCAAGCCCGAGACCGAGGAGtacaacatcaacaacttTGTGTACAGAGCACGAACTCCTTTCCATCCTCTCAGGCTGCACGAGCTCATCAGAGACAAGTTCCTCGTTATGGAGTACAACACTCCCTCCGGAGCCGACGTTCACGATGGTCACGAGAACGCCACccaggaggctgaggacgatgaccagcagctggagccTGTGGACGAAGACGGCGACTCTCCCATGTCCCAGGAAGAATGggaagatgaggaggactcCGACGATGAATCTGTCGAGCTCATTGACGAGAAGGTTGTGTtggagaacaagaagaactcAGTGTTTGGCAACCTGCTACGGTCCAAGGGATACTTCTGGCTCGCCACCCGTCACATTCTGCAGGGAGAGTGGTCGCAGGCCGGCGCCATTCTCACCATCAAGCCTGGGCAGCCCTGGTTCTGCGTCATGAGTGAAAACTCGTGGCCCGACGACGAGACAGTCAGAGCctacatcaagaaggacttcCAGGGCATCTACGGCGACCGACGAAACGAAATCGTCTTCATCGGAGAGAACATTGACACCGAGAAGCTcaccaaggctctggaccATTGTCTTCTGACCCCCACAGAGATGCGAAAGTTTGAGCGAATCATGAAACGATTCAACGGCGACGTGATCAAGACCGAGGCCAAGCTCAATACCGCCTGGGAAGATGGCTTTGAGGACTGGCCCGATATCAttgctggtggtgatgatgacgaaGAGTAA
- a CDS encoding uncharacterized protein (Compare to YALI0C18029g, weakly similar to uniprot|Q90WH3 Brachydanio rerio Putative b-carotene-9 10-dioxygenase): MLGLDTNPDCAPVLLKSSTELPEYLVGGTLYRTGPGGVGDSADKMKIKHFFDGFTQNHRFHIKDTSTVEYACRSSCNALKQMYKEGSPDMARVTSFGPRDPCQTYFQKFMSVVKMPLSESNVKTDDGLPADIVNVGVTIKRDITGLVARTDSNVFQILDPVTLEPLTKYNYSKFSGQSLDGQLTASHVEFSADGKTEYNYNLKLGKMPEYVVFSKTDGHITELARFQAPGTYLHSFWTTDKYVVLALWQAEFWGGGIGVPLNKNVLQGITQEWNSERETVFYVIDKDPSKSRDFKTYKGPAFFAFHTINAFEQDGEPVLDVCTYDNNRVLFDFMLDKFKNDMAGVQKNKAFVTRFKLHDGLAQTVFCYDTPLANLELPTINPRFQNKEHRYVYGVNMQDKGQFLFEAIIRMDLKTGETLYFIEEDETPGEALFVPDPESDEDDELAGVLLSVSLNLKTGKSALLVLDPATMTVTARVQMDSKVNYGFHGSWAM, encoded by the coding sequence ATGCTTGGCCTCGATACCAACCCAGATTGTGCTCCCGTGCTGTTAAAAAGCTCGACGGAGCTGCCCGAGTATCTTGTTGGAGGAACATTGTACCGAACCGGCCCTGGCGGAGTGGGCGACTCTGCcgacaagatgaagatcAAACACTTCTTTGACGGCTTCACCCAGAACCACAGATTTCACATAAAGGATACAAGCACCGTCGAATACGCTTGCAGGTCGTCATGCAACGCTCTCAAGCAAATGTACAAGGAGGGAAGCCCCGATATGGCCCGAGTGACGAGTTTCGGACCTCGAGATCCCTGTCAGACGTACTTTCAAAAGTTCATGAGCGTGGTCAAGATGCCTCTATCTGAGTCCAATGTCAAGACCGACGACGGCTTGCCGGCAGATATTGTCAACGTTGGAGTTACCATTAAAAGAGATATCACGGGTTTGGTTGCGCGTACCGACTCCAACGTTTTCCAGATCCTTGATCCAGTTACTCTGGAACCCCTTAccaagtacaactactcCAAGTTTAGTGGACAGAGTCTTGATGGCCAGTTGACAGCCAGCCATGTGGAGTTCTCTGCTGACGGTAAGACGgagtacaactacaatcTGAAGCTCGGTAAGATGCCTGAGTACGTGGTCTTTTCGAAAACCGACGGTCACATCACAGAGCTGGCTCGTTTCCAGGCCCCAGGCACATATTTGCATTCGTTCTGGACGACAGACAAGTACGTGGTGCTTGCTCTTTGGCAGGCCGAGTTTTGGGGAGGAGGAATTGGTGTTCCGTTGAACAAGAACGTTCTCCAGGGCATCACACAGGAATGGAACTCGGAACGCGAAACGGTCTTCTACGTTATTGACAAGGACCCGTCCAAGTCTCGTGACTTCAAGACGTACAAGGGCCCAGCGTTTTTTGCATTCCACACAATCAACGCTTTCGAACAGGACGGAGAGCCGGTTCTGGATGTGTGCACGTATGACAACAATCGAGTTCTGTTTGATTTCATGCtggacaagttcaagaatGATATGGCCGGGGTGCAAAAGAACAAGGCGTTTGTGACCCGGTTCAAATTACACGACGGGTTGGCTCAGACGGTATTCTGCTACGACACTCCTTTGGCCAATCTGGAGCTGCCCACCATCAACCCGAGATTTCAAAACAAGGAGCACAGATACGTGTACGGGGTGAACATGCAAGATAAGGGCCAGTTTTTATTTGAAGCCATTATTCGGATGGACTTGAAAACAGGAGAGACCTTGTACTTCAtagaagaagacgagacTCCTGGAGAGGCTCTTTTTGtgccagatccagagtctgacgaagacgacgagCTTGCCGGTGTCCTGCTTTCGGTCTCGCTAAACCTCAAGACAGGCAAGAGTGCGTTGCTGGTTCTTGACCCGGCAACCATGACAGTCACGGCCAGGGTCCAGATGGACTCTAAGGTCAACTACGGCTTCCATGGCAGTTGGGCTATGTAA
- a CDS encoding uncharacterized protein (Compare to YALI0C18051g, similar to uniprot|P39109 Saccharomyces cerevisiae YDR135c YCFI Metal resistance protein YDR135c probable ATP- dependent glutathione S-conjugate transporter vacuolar), with the protein MSIAVCCIPIPNSTQISMLFRCTNPEGWRLVTWYYDLSPCVTQTAIFVLPSIVAFTLGSHTLYHFSKYSKRDRPYRWQYSITWDYYTKQSLTVLQQVIALIIPLISPFASGDIRNWAPLALLVATYITFLTQKYESELGKPASTSVLLFWLFEAAFVILSCYGWVIRRIYGAKQAGSSFILIIALLGVISTVMIYLESQVYEPVTTKLEDEEMEDEEEAAESEPRESFSRVSPYDSAHILSRAYCSWISPFLKLGNKRPLKLTDLPPPPEFVKAEGLYKEWVSRGWSRDGSLLYALIVQFFPTYLTCAMFYLISTFTPFIQPFLLRSLIIFVGEYLEEGSIVPLSRGISLIFVMILTQLMSSLLSIKGFLLTQALQTKLNSTMTSLIHAKALSLSAESVSEHSIGEILTLMTTDIYRISAAIESFDTIWKAPLEVFLCWSSMYFLIGNAMWLGIIVMCALLPITAIISKVRFRLLKQLRKVRAKRYDATNDSIINIKSIKLYSWEALFADKVLALRSGQEVAKLRQIVLIKNIEKFIWKTATSFSSAAAFAWYVLVMHKDLTTEIAFPALSLFGILLGPFGELPYVLNQFSEAKIALDRIEEYLRAGEVQKGLIEDDGSESHDQTVTTTPEVVLKNCSFTWDRKHEIPLLKDISMNCSPATLTCIVGRVGSGKTGLLMSILGETFKKSGTLTTSGSMAYVSQQPWIFNATVRDNILFGSKYDQEVYEHVIDACALSHDLELLPDGDLTEVGEKGISLSGGQKARLALARAVYSRADIIILDDVLAAVDEHVQSHLIRNVVGQNGLLSGKTRILATNTVGVLKQADHVIWLDDGHLVEEGKYDDLMKSNGRLTKLVDEYHRESPGTEATAVEAIDSTVEVEELKDDGDEDDEEPKEVTEEPVSRDSPTPFNFMLRRASTLSHFSTDNIPLREDVRRTRISDEVTAFGKVKSSVFYKFFAACGLHNVALFLFFTVLANMAGVGSTLWLKKWGEEGSAHLGHMVRMTSQFFSHTVWKESKPEQQLMEMSHSLSFTFPALSQANFALVYFLLGLTSGLFTLIGSVVWFSYGSIAASQNLFKTMLAAVLASPMSFFESTPIGRITNRFSSDISTLDHVIPFQIEAFIGGAFGALASILVIAWTTPVSLCIILPTLIIYRRTQLYYVSSARQVRRIASSAGSPVISHFQECLTGLSNVRAFGKSSWFKTKITSLMDTKTKTQFISYSLSSWLTLRLGLVGALVVGSVGLGLIGGVRLSRDTDGPKWTPSGHVTAGTVGLAMTYALRVASSLSRLVRLLIRMETQSVAVERVIEYCELPPEGLTEGSSTEQSLAPNSEAHITFDNYSTRYRPHLDLILKDLSFSIARQEKIGVVGRTGAGKSSLTLALFRIIEAAGGAIKIDQGDISLRKLESLRSGLSIIPQDAQIFEGSLRDNLDPRQEYDDQQLWSVLKLSLLEEFVSRSSEGLDMKVAGGEAGGGGNLSVGQKQLICLARALLNPSPILVLDEATASVDIETDAHIQRTIRTEFKHKTIITIAHRLNTVIDSDKILVLDQGRVVEFDSPQNLLEKEGGHFWKLCKQAGLA; encoded by the exons ATGTCTATCGCCGTTTGTTGCATCCCGATACCAAACTCCACACAAATCAGCATGCTCTTTCGCTGTACGAATCCAGAAGGCTGGAGACTGGTGACCTGGTACTACGATCTCAGTCCTTGTGTCACACAGACAGCCATCTTTGTGCTGCCAAGTATAGTGGCTTTCACCTTAGGCAGTCACACTCTCTACCATTTCAGCAAGTACAGCAAACGAGACCGGCCCTACCGATGGCAGTACTCGATCACCTGGGACTACTACACCAAGCAA tcaTTAACAGTCCTACAACAAGTCATTGCATTGATCATTCCATTGATCTCACCCTTTGCATCTGGGGATATTCGAAACTGGGCGCCACTGGCCCTTCTAGTCGCCACATACATCACCTTTCTCACCCAAAAATACGAATCGGAACTTGGGAAACCCGCATCGACCTCAGTGCTACTGTTCTGGCTGTTTGAAGCCGCCTTTGTGATCCTCTCTTGCTACGGATGGGTGATTCGACGGATCTACGGCGCCAAACAGGCTGGAAGCTCGTTTATTCTCATTATCGCTCTCCTAGGAGTCATTTCAACTGTCATGATCTACCTGGAATCTCAGGTCTACGAGCCTGTCACAACTAAActggaagatgaagaaatggaagatgaagaggaggctgccGAATCGGAACCCCGTGAATCATTCTCACGAGTATCCCCATACGACTCGGCCCACATCTTGTCACGGGCCTACTGCTCCTGGATCTCTCCATTCCTCAAACTGGGAAACAAGAGACCCCTCAAACTGACTGATCTGCCTCCACCCCCAGAGTTTGTCAAGGCTGAGGGCCTGTACAAGGAATGGGTGTCTAGAGGATGGTCCCGTGATGGATCACTCCTATACGCGCTGATTGTCCAGTTCTTCCCCACTTACCTCACATGTGCAATGTTCTACCTCATCAGCACATTCACTCCCTTCATCCAACCCTTCTTGCTGCGATCACTCATTATATTTGTGGGGGAGTATCTCGAGGAGGGAAGTATTGTTCCTCTTTCTCGTGGAATTTCTCTCATCTTTGTCATGATTCTCACCCAGCTCATGTCATCTCTTCTCTCGATCAAGGGCTTTCTGTTGACCCAAGCTTTGCAGACAAAactcaactccaccatgaCTTCTCTGATCCATGCCAAGGCTCTGTCTTTGAGTGCCGAATCCGTGTCCGAGCACTCCATCGGTGAGATCCTGACTCTCATGACCACCGATATCTATCGGATTTCAGCAGCTATCGAGTCCTTCGATACCATCTGGAAGGCCCCCCTTGAAGTCTTTCTGTGTTGGTCTTCAATGTACTTCCTCATTGGAAATGCCATGTGGCTCGGAATTATTGTCATGTGCGCGCTTTTACCCATTACAGCAATCATCTCAAAGGTCCGGTTCCGACTACTTAAGCAACTACGTAAAGTTCGTGCAAAGAGATATGATGCAACTAACGACTCtatcatcaacatcaagtCTATCAAACTCTACTCTTGGGAAGCGCTGTTTGCTGACAAGGTCTTAGCATTGAGATCGGGCCAGGAAGTGGCCAAGCTCAGACAAATTGTGCTTATTAAGAACATTGAAAAGTTCATCTGGAAGACCGCCACGAGCTTTTCCTCGGCAGCGGCCTTTGCATGGTATGTCCTCGTGATGCATAAGGATCTCACCACTGAGATTGCATTCCCTGCCTTGTCGCTTTTTGGCATCTTGCTGGGCCCCTTTGGAGAACTTCCTTATGTTCTAAATCAGTTTAGTGAAGCCAAGATTGCTCTGGACAGAATTGAAGAATATCTGAGAGCTGGAGAGGTGCAGAAAGGGTTGATTGAGGATGATGGGTCTGAGTCTCACGACCAAACTGTCACCACCACGCCAGAAGTGGTGCTTAAAAATTGTTCCTTCACGTGGGACCGAAAGCATGAAATTCCCCTTCTGAAAGACATCTCCATGAACTGTTCTCCTGCTACTCTCACTTGCATTGTTGGACGAGTTGGTTCGGGTAAGACTGGTCTACTCATGTCCATCTTGGGTGAGACTTTCAAGAAAAGTGGAACACTCACTACCTCCGGATCAATGGCATACGTATCTCAGCAGCCGTGGATTTTTAACGCAACCGTTCGAGACAACATTCTATTTGGCAGCAAATATGACCAGGAGGTGTACGAACATGTCATCGACGCATGTGCGTTGTCACATGATTTGGAACTGTTGCCCGATGGAGACTTGACTGAGGTTGGTGAGAAAGGTATCTCGCTTTCAGGAGGCCAGAAGGCTCGTCTAGCTCTGGCAAGAGCCGTTTACTCTCGTGCCGATATCATCATCCTTGACGATGTccttgctgctgtcgatGAGCACGTTCAGAGTCATCTGATTCGCAACGTGGTTGGCCAAAATGGCTTGCTGAGCGGAAAGACTCGAATCCTCGCAACCAACACGGTTGGTGTGTTGAAACAGgcagatcacgtgatctggCTCGACGATGGTCACTTGGTGGAAGAGGGTAAGTACGATGATCTGATGAAGTCCAACGGACGGCTGACTAAGCTGGTGGATGAGTATCATCGAGAGTCTCCTGGCACCGAGGCCACTGCGGTCGAGGCTATCGACTCTACTGTCGAGGTTGAAGAGTTGAAGGATGATGGTGACgaggatgatgaagagCCCAAGGAAGTGACGGAAGAGCCTGTGTCCAGAGATTCTCCTACTCCATTCAACTTTATGCTTCGGCGCGCTTCCACCTTGTCTCATTTCTCTACCGACAACATTCCTCTGAGAGAAGATGTGCGACGAACTCGTATCTCAGACGAAGTTACAGCTTTTGGAAAGGTCAAATCAAGTGTATTCTACAAGTTCTTTGCTGCCTGTGGTCTACATAACGTTGCACtgttcctcttcttcactGTTCTAGCCAACATGGCTGGAGTCGGATCAACTTTGTGGCTGAAGAAATGGGGAGAAGAAGGTAGTGCCCACCTTGGACATATGGTGAGAATGACTTCCCAGTTTTTCAGTCATACTGTTTGGAAAGAGAGCAAACCAGAACAGCAGCTCATGGAAATGTCTCATAGCTTGTCATTCACGTTCCCTGCGCTGTCTCAGGCTAACTTTGCTCTTGTCTatttccttcttggactaACGTCTGGTCTGTTCACTTTGATTGGCTCGGTTGTATGGTTCTCATATGGCTCAATTGCCGCTTCGCAGAACTTGTTCAAGACCATGCTAGCTGCTGTTCTGGCGTCTCCAATGTCCTTCTTCGAGAGCACTCCTATTGGCCGTATCACAAACAGATTTTCCAGTGACATCTCTACTCTGGACCACGTGATTCCCTTCCAGATTGAGGCATTCATTGGAGGTGCCTTCGGGGCCCTGGCTTCTATTCTCGTCATTGCATGGACTACACCAGTGTCTTTGTGCATAATTCTCCCTACACTTATCATCTATCGACGAACACAACTGTATTATGTCAGCAGTGCTCGGCAGGTGCGTCGAATCGCCTCGTCGGCAGGCAGCCCTGTGATCAGTCATTTCCAGGAGTGTCTCACTGGTCTCAGTAATGTCCGTGCCTTTGGCAAAAGCTCGTGGTTCAAGACCAAAATTACGAGTCTTATGGACACCAAGACCAAAACGCAGTTCATCTCGTACTCATTGTCTTCGTGGCTTACTCTGCGACTTGGATTGGTTGGAGCTCTGGTTGTGGGAAGTGTTGGACTCGGCCTGATTGGAGGAGTGCGTCTTTCTCGTGACACGGATGGACCCAAGTGGACTCCTTCGGGCCATGTGACAGCTGGAACAGTGGGTTTGGCTATGACGTATGCTCTACGAGTTGCCTCTTCTCTTAGTCGGTTGGTACGACTCTTGATTCGAATGGAAACCCAGAGTGTTGCTGTCGAGCGGGTCATTGAGTATTGTGAGCTTCCCCCCGAGGGTCTTACCGAGGGTTCTTCCACTGAACAATCTCTAGCTCCCAATTCAGAAGCCCATATTACGTTCGACAACTACTCCACACGGTACAGGCCCCATCTAGATctcattctcaaggacctTTCTTTCTCCATTGCGCGTCAGGAGAAAATCGGCGTGGTTGGACGAAcaggagctggaaaaaGCTCCCTTACCCTCGCACTCTTTCGAATCATCGAGGcggctggaggagccatCAAGATTGACCAAGGAGACATCTCGTTACGCAAACTGGAGTCTCTTCGATCCGGTCTCTCTATCATTCCTCAAGATGCTCAAATATTTGAGGGCTCGCTGAGAGACAATTTGGATCCCAGACAGGAGTATGACGACCAGCAGTTGTGGTCTGTGTTGAAGCTCTCCCTTCTGGAGGAATTTGTGTCTCGATCATCTGAAGGGTTAGACATGAAGGTTGCGGGTGGCGAGGCcggcggaggaggaaacCTTTCTGTAggccagaagcagctcaTTTGTTTGGCTCGGGCGC